AAAAAGGGCGCCGTTTACCGTTCGGCCCAACCTTCAAAGATTTTTCTTGAGCGTGTTATTCAGGAAAAGAAAATCAAAACAATCCTTAACCTGCGCGGCCATCGCGGCGAAAACGCATTTGAACGCGAGGTGGCGAAATCCGGCAAAATTTCCTTATTTGAGTTTCGCCTGCGAGTTGAGAATATGGATTTCAATATGGTTGAAAGGGCTTATAAAGTTTTGGCTGACCCCAAAAATCATCCGATTCTGGTTCATTGCCTTGTTGGAGCTGACAGGACGGGTTTACTGGTAGCGCTTTTTCGCATCCGGGAACAAAATTGGCCCCTTGAAAATGCCATGGAAGAAATGCTTTTTTACTGGCACGACCCGAAAATGCTT
The genomic region above belongs to Candidatus Niyogibacteria bacterium and contains:
- a CDS encoding tyrosine-protein phosphatase; the encoded protein is MKKTAISVFLLILSTALIYCGAAQASTKNNSAYNFGVVKKGAVYRSAQPSKIFLERVIQEKKIKTILNLRGHRGENAFEREVAKSGKISLFEFRLRVENMDFNMVERAYKVLADPKNHPILVHCLVGADRTGLLVALFRIREQNWPLENAMEEMLFYWHDPKMLPRFQQYLKKQYLLLNRLKY